The following proteins come from a genomic window of Nitrospirota bacterium:
- the pyrR gene encoding bifunctional pyr operon transcriptional regulator/uracil phosphoribosyltransferase PyrR, with translation MNETVLMDEMGIARAVSRIAHEIVERNKGTDELVLIGIRTCGVHLADRLAVKIKEIEKSDVPLGILDITLYRDDLLTRKGHPEVKKTEIPFELSGKIVVLIDDVLYTGRTIRAAMDELMDFGRPAMIKLAVLIDRGHRELPIKADYVGKNVPTTKTAKVKVMMAEEGFEDKVILKEDQ, from the coding sequence ATGAATGAAACTGTATTGATGGACGAGATGGGTATAGCCCGGGCAGTAAGCCGTATTGCCCATGAGATAGTTGAAAGGAATAAAGGGACAGATGAACTCGTTCTTATAGGTATACGAACTTGCGGCGTTCATCTGGCTGACCGTCTTGCAGTCAAGATAAAGGAAATCGAAAAATCCGACGTACCTCTTGGTATACTGGATATAACGCTTTACAGGGATGACCTGCTTACAAGGAAGGGACACCCTGAGGTTAAAAAAACAGAGATCCCATTTGAACTCTCAGGAAAGATTGTTGTTCTCATAGATGATGTTCTCTATACAGGAAGGACTATTAGGGCTGCAATGGATGAACTCATGGACTTTGGCCGGCCTGCCATGATTAAACTTGCTGTATTGATTGACAGGGGACACAGGGAGCTTCCCATTAAGGCTGATTATGTTGGAAAGAATGTTCCTACTACAAAAACTGCCAAGGTTAAAGTCATGATGGCTGAAGAGGGATTTGAAGACAAGGTCATTCTTAAGGAAGATCAATAG
- the carB gene encoding carbamoyl-phosphate synthase large subunit, translating to MPKRSDIKKILLIGSGPIIIGQACEFDYSGTQAAKALMEEGYQVILVNSNPATIMTDPQFANRTYIEPITPEIVEMIIERERPDALLPTMGGQTALNVSSELFRRGVLTKYGVELIGANYESIDKAENREKFKEAMKKIGLSVPESGFAYTVEDALKVLEIVKFPAIIRPSFTLGGTGGGIAYNIEEYEEIVKSGLDASPTREILIERSLLGWKEYELEVMRDIADNVVIICSIENLDPMGVHTGDSITVAPSQTLSDREYQIMRNAAIKIIREIGVETGGSNIQFAVNPEDGEMTIIEMNPRVSRSSALASKATGFPIAKIAAKLSVGYTLDEIQNDITRVTPASFEPMIDYVVVKIPRFAFEKFPQADQTLTTQMKSVGEVMAIGRTFKEALQKAIRSLEIDRHGFTESSGNAMKQSAADNAVFDAESMDLIRKKLKTPNWERLWYIPDAIRSGMSIGEIYGISNIDPWFLEQIREIVVMEGSILNASSGNLSLIDPVLMRRAKEFGFSDHRIAELLNSEEADIRAVRERLNIMPVYKRVDTCAAEFEAHTPYLYSTYEQECEANPSDRDKIIILGGGPNRIGQGIEFDYCCVHGSFALKEEGFETIMVNCNPETVSTDYDTSDRLYFEPLTEEDVLNIIQKEQPIGVIVQFGGQTPLKLAVPLSKAGVKILGTSPDAIDRAEDRERFRDFINKLGLTQPASGIARSADEAVSIAQEIGYPVLVRPSYVLGGRAMEIVYDENGLRDYIVRAVKASPKHPVLIDKYLEDAIEVDVDAISDGSDVVIGGVMEHIEEAGVHSGDSACSLPPFSIPPEIVGSIKKQTCAMAGELGVIGLINIQFAVRDGIVYVLEVNPRASRTVPFVSKTIGVPLAKLAAKVMAGKKLKDLGFTKEVKSRHVAVKEAVFPFSKFPGVDTLLGPEMKSTGEVMGIDMDFSTAYAKAQSAASSSLPLSGTVFISVKDRDKHAAVDIAQRLSNAGFTIEATRGTALELEKHGIPVTVVNKVKEGRPHIVDHIKNGDIVLVVNTVGDMKAKGDSYSIRRIALTKGVPYYTTISGARAAASGIEALTRRPVEIKSIQEYHRL from the coding sequence ATGCCTAAACGCAGTGACATAAAAAAGATCCTGTTAATTGGTTCAGGGCCCATTATAATCGGGCAGGCATGTGAGTTTGATTATTCAGGAACGCAGGCTGCCAAGGCACTGATGGAAGAGGGGTATCAGGTTATACTGGTAAACAGCAATCCTGCTACCATAATGACTGACCCTCAATTTGCCAACCGCACTTATATTGAACCTATTACGCCTGAGATAGTGGAGATGATAATAGAGCGGGAGAGACCGGATGCGCTTCTGCCTACAATGGGCGGACAGACGGCGTTAAATGTATCGTCAGAACTTTTCCGCAGGGGGGTCTTGACTAAATATGGAGTTGAACTCATTGGCGCTAATTATGAGTCTATAGACAAGGCAGAGAACAGGGAAAAATTTAAAGAGGCTATGAAGAAGATCGGGCTTTCTGTACCTGAGAGCGGCTTTGCCTATACAGTTGAAGATGCACTAAAGGTGCTTGAGATTGTGAAATTTCCGGCTATTATCAGACCCTCCTTTACGCTTGGGGGTACCGGCGGGGGGATAGCCTATAATATTGAGGAGTATGAAGAGATTGTCAAATCCGGACTTGATGCAAGTCCCACAAGGGAGATACTTATAGAACGCTCCCTCCTCGGATGGAAGGAGTATGAGCTTGAGGTAATGAGGGACATTGCTGACAATGTGGTGATAATATGTTCCATAGAAAATCTTGATCCTATGGGAGTTCACACCGGAGACAGCATCACTGTTGCGCCATCTCAAACACTTTCTGACCGGGAATACCAGATAATGCGTAATGCAGCGATAAAGATCATAAGAGAGATCGGGGTTGAAACAGGAGGTTCCAATATCCAGTTTGCCGTGAATCCTGAAGATGGAGAGATGACAATAATTGAGATGAATCCGAGGGTGTCAAGGAGTTCAGCCCTTGCGTCAAAGGCTACCGGATTCCCGATTGCAAAAATAGCCGCTAAATTATCTGTGGGATACACTCTTGATGAAATCCAAAATGATATAACGAGGGTTACCCCGGCATCTTTCGAGCCAATGATAGATTACGTCGTTGTCAAGATACCGAGGTTTGCCTTTGAGAAATTTCCTCAGGCTGATCAAACCCTTACCACACAGATGAAATCTGTCGGTGAGGTGATGGCGATTGGCAGGACATTTAAAGAGGCGCTGCAAAAGGCGATACGTTCACTCGAAATTGACCGGCACGGGTTTACTGAGTCGTCTGGAAATGCAATGAAACAGTCAGCTGCTGATAATGCCGTTTTCGATGCAGAGTCAATGGATCTGATAAGAAAGAAACTCAAAACACCCAACTGGGAGAGATTGTGGTATATACCTGATGCAATAAGATCCGGCATGAGTATAGGAGAGATATACGGCATTTCAAATATAGACCCATGGTTTCTTGAACAGATCAGAGAGATCGTTGTTATGGAAGGGAGTATCCTCAATGCCTCCAGTGGGAACTTATCACTGATAGATCCTGTCTTAATGCGAAGGGCCAAGGAGTTTGGTTTTTCAGACCATCGAATAGCCGAATTACTCAATTCAGAGGAAGCGGATATAAGGGCTGTAAGGGAAAGGCTGAATATCATGCCTGTTTATAAAAGGGTAGACACATGCGCAGCTGAGTTTGAGGCACATACTCCGTATCTCTACTCAACATATGAGCAGGAATGTGAGGCAAACCCGTCTGACAGGGATAAGATTATAATTCTGGGGGGCGGGCCTAACAGGATTGGACAGGGTATAGAATTTGATTACTGCTGTGTTCACGGATCGTTTGCACTCAAGGAAGAAGGCTTTGAGACCATTATGGTAAACTGCAACCCTGAGACAGTCAGTACTGATTATGATACCTCTGACAGACTTTACTTTGAACCTCTGACGGAAGAGGATGTCCTGAATATTATACAAAAAGAACAACCGATTGGAGTTATCGTCCAGTTTGGCGGTCAGACACCTTTAAAGCTTGCAGTTCCTTTATCAAAGGCAGGAGTAAAGATACTTGGCACCTCTCCTGATGCAATTGACAGGGCAGAAGACCGGGAGAGATTTCGAGACTTTATTAATAAACTTGGTCTTACGCAACCTGCCAGCGGCATCGCACGATCTGCTGATGAGGCAGTCTCAATTGCGCAGGAAATTGGTTATCCCGTTCTTGTGAGGCCATCTTATGTACTTGGCGGGAGGGCCATGGAGATAGTTTATGATGAAAACGGTCTAAGGGATTATATCGTCCGTGCTGTTAAGGCCTCCCCTAAGCATCCTGTTTTGATAGATAAATACCTTGAGGATGCAATAGAGGTTGACGTTGATGCCATATCTGACGGCAGTGACGTCGTGATAGGCGGTGTCATGGAGCATATTGAAGAAGCAGGGGTTCATTCAGGTGACAGCGCCTGCTCACTTCCTCCGTTTTCTATCCCGCCAGAAATAGTCGGCAGTATAAAGAAACAGACTTGTGCCATGGCAGGGGAGCTCGGAGTAATTGGTCTTATCAATATTCAGTTTGCCGTCAGGGATGGTATTGTATATGTGCTGGAGGTAAACCCGAGGGCCTCAAGAACAGTCCCATTTGTGAGCAAGACTATCGGTGTTCCGCTGGCTAAATTAGCAGCAAAGGTTATGGCCGGTAAAAAACTGAAGGACCTCGGTTTTACTAAAGAGGTTAAATCCAGACATGTAGCGGTTAAGGAAGCGGTATTTCCGTTTTCTAAGTTCCCTGGCGTAGATACCCTGCTGGGGCCTGAGATGAAGTCTACAGGAGAGGTAATGGGAATAGACATGGACTTCTCAACGGCCTATGCCAAGGCGCAGTCAGCCGCCTCCTCATCACTTCCGCTCTCAGGGACGGTTTTTATCAGTGTTAAGGACAGAGACAAGCATGCTGCCGTTGATATAGCCCAAAGGCTTAGCAATGCCGGCTTTACAATTGAGGCAACAAGGGGGACGGCCCTCGAGCTTGAGAAACATGGTATTCCGGTCACTGTAGTCAACAAAGTCAAAGAGGGGAGACCGCATATAGTGGATCATATAAAAAACGGTGATATAGTCCTCGTAGTGAATACAGTTGGCGATATGAAGGCAAAGGGTGACTCTTATTCAATAAGGAGGATAGCTCTGACTAAGGGCGTACCATATTACACTACGATCTCGGGTGCAAGAGCGGCAGCCAGCGGGATAGAGGCACTTACGAGAAGGCCTGTTGAAATTAAATCCATTCAGGAGTATCATAGACTTTGA
- the carA gene encoding glutamine-hydrolyzing carbamoyl-phosphate synthase small subunit, whose translation MKRNKAILALADGTVFEGSAIGADIETCGEVVFNTSMTGYQEILTDPSYKRQIVTMTYPHIGNYGVNSDDVESFEPHVAGFIVKELSAFTSSWRSQKTLDEYLRENDIAGIQGIDTRALTKRIREKGSQMGIISSKDINPGSLIEKIKSAQGLIGIDLVKEVTCAKQHRWANDGVHPRFSVVVYDFGAKWNIMRSLSNLGCNVTVVPANTSAEDVLGMSPDGILLSNGPGDPQAVTYAIENVRKLIGKKPIFGICLGHQILGLALGGKTYKLKFGHHGGNQPVMDLSTRKVEITAQNHNFAVDTDSIGDEIELTHVNLNDQTAEGMRHRKYPVFSVQYHPEASPGPHDSGYLFNKFIDMIGNSNA comes from the coding sequence GTGAAAAGAAATAAAGCCATTCTTGCGCTTGCAGATGGAACGGTCTTTGAAGGATCAGCTATTGGCGCTGATATTGAAACCTGCGGTGAAGTGGTCTTTAATACCAGCATGACCGGCTATCAGGAGATATTGACTGACCCGTCATATAAGAGGCAGATTGTAACTATGACCTATCCGCACATTGGCAATTACGGGGTAAACAGCGATGATGTCGAGTCTTTTGAGCCCCATGTTGCGGGATTTATAGTAAAGGAATTGTCCGCGTTTACGAGCAGCTGGCGCTCGCAAAAGACGCTTGATGAGTATCTCAGAGAAAATGATATTGCAGGGATACAGGGGATAGACACGCGTGCCTTGACTAAACGCATCAGGGAAAAGGGCTCACAGATGGGGATAATTTCAAGTAAGGACATTAATCCCGGGAGCCTCATTGAAAAGATAAAATCTGCACAGGGGCTCATTGGAATTGACCTTGTCAAAGAAGTAACGTGTGCTAAACAACACAGATGGGCCAACGACGGTGTTCACCCGCGTTTCTCTGTTGTGGTCTACGATTTCGGGGCCAAATGGAATATCATGAGGAGTCTTTCCAATCTTGGTTGTAATGTCACCGTAGTCCCGGCAAATACATCGGCTGAGGATGTGCTGGGGATGAGCCCTGATGGTATTCTGTTGTCAAATGGGCCTGGTGACCCCCAGGCTGTTACCTATGCAATTGAGAATGTAAGAAAACTCATTGGCAAAAAACCGATATTCGGTATTTGCCTTGGCCACCAGATACTCGGACTTGCCCTTGGAGGAAAGACTTACAAACTTAAATTCGGACATCACGGCGGTAATCAGCCTGTTATGGATCTGTCAACACGAAAGGTCGAAATTACTGCACAGAACCACAACTTTGCCGTTGATACAGACTCTATCGGAGATGAAATAGAACTAACACATGTAAATCTTAATGACCAGACAGCAGAGGGTATGAGACACAGAAAATATCCTGTATTCTCTGTCCAGTATCACCCGGAGGCATCGCCCGGTCCTCACGATTCAGGTTACCTTTTTAATAAATTTATAGATATGATAGGAAACAGCAATGCCTAA
- a CDS encoding dihydroorotase: MMNTTDLLIRNGHIIDPANNRDGIADILVRGNVIVQIEQNIPVPNEAELIDATGLIIVPGLIDLHTHLREPGYEYKETIQTGTMSAAAGGFTSVCCMPNTQPVNDSQAVTEFIMSRASLKGIVNVLPVGAITKGGKGEEITEMGDLRKAGCVAVSDDGKPVMNNLVMRRAMEYSKMFNLPVISHCEDLTLTDDGVINEGKMSTELGLKGIPNASEDVMVARDISLAELTGAHVHIAHVSTIGSVELIRVAKERGINVTAETCPHYLFLTDEAVRGYNTNAKMKPPLRSARDVAAVRIGLQDGTIDAIATDHAPHSQEEKEKEYDYAPFGIVGLETALPLALRLVEEGVLAVRDLVFKMSVNPARIIGINKGNIGIGAAADITVINPKTVWVVEAGNLKSKSRNTPFEGWKMRGQISYTIVGGRVVHRG; the protein is encoded by the coding sequence ATGATGAATACGACTGATTTGTTAATACGTAACGGTCATATAATAGATCCTGCTAACAACAGGGATGGGATTGCTGATATCCTTGTCCGTGGAAATGTGATCGTTCAGATTGAGCAGAATATTCCGGTTCCGAATGAAGCTGAATTGATTGACGCAACCGGGCTGATAATTGTTCCCGGATTGATAGACCTTCATACTCACCTTAGAGAACCTGGTTATGAGTACAAAGAAACAATTCAAACCGGAACTATGTCGGCGGCAGCCGGAGGGTTTACGTCCGTATGCTGCATGCCCAATACACAACCAGTGAATGATTCTCAGGCAGTGACAGAGTTTATTATGAGCAGGGCCTCTTTAAAAGGTATAGTGAATGTTCTCCCAGTTGGCGCAATTACAAAAGGCGGGAAGGGAGAGGAAATTACTGAGATGGGAGATTTGAGAAAGGCCGGATGTGTTGCCGTATCTGATGACGGAAAACCTGTCATGAATAATCTGGTTATGAGAAGGGCCATGGAATATTCGAAGATGTTTAACCTTCCTGTGATCTCTCATTGTGAGGATCTTACTCTCACGGATGACGGAGTGATTAATGAGGGTAAGATGTCAACGGAACTTGGACTCAAGGGGATACCTAATGCATCAGAAGATGTAATGGTTGCGAGGGATATTTCACTTGCAGAACTTACAGGCGCACACGTACATATAGCACATGTAAGCACAATCGGCTCAGTTGAATTGATTCGAGTGGCAAAGGAAAGAGGCATTAATGTGACCGCTGAGACGTGCCCTCATTATCTTTTTCTGACAGATGAGGCTGTAAGGGGTTACAATACAAATGCAAAGATGAAACCCCCGTTAAGGTCTGCCAGGGACGTTGCCGCTGTCCGGATTGGATTGCAGGACGGTACTATTGATGCCATTGCAACTGATCACGCCCCCCATTCTCAGGAGGAAAAGGAGAAGGAGTATGACTATGCGCCGTTTGGGATAGTTGGACTGGAAACGGCCCTGCCGCTTGCCCTGAGATTGGTAGAGGAAGGGGTATTAGCCGTGCGGGACCTGGTATTTAAGATGTCTGTAAATCCAGCCAGGATAATCGGGATAAACAAGGGGAATATAGGTATTGGTGCAGCTGCAGATATAACCGTAATAAACCCTAAAACTGTATGGGTAGTGGAGGCCGGTAACCTTAAATCGAAGAGCAGAAATACACCATTTGAGGGGTGGAAGATGAGAGGTCAAATTAGTTACACAATTGTCGGCGGTAGAGTTGTGCATAGAGGATAA
- the greA gene encoding transcription elongation factor GreA, whose amino-acid sequence MKRPITKEGYQKLKEDLERLKKIERPKNIQDIVEARAHGDLSENAEYSAAKERQSFIAGRIAELEHKLATSEIIDISRLDSSKVVFGAKVALIDLFKGEAKQYMIVGEDEVDLKKGRISHSSPVGRALIGNKVGDIVTIKAPAGDREYEIQGISFEE is encoded by the coding sequence ATGAAAAGGCCGATTACTAAAGAGGGGTATCAAAAACTTAAAGAAGATCTTGAGAGATTAAAGAAGATTGAACGGCCTAAGAATATTCAGGACATTGTAGAGGCGAGGGCACATGGAGATCTTTCTGAGAATGCTGAATATTCTGCAGCTAAGGAACGTCAGTCATTCATTGCGGGACGAATAGCGGAATTGGAGCATAAGCTTGCTACATCTGAAATCATTGATATCTCCAGGCTTGATTCGAGCAAGGTTGTATTTGGAGCAAAAGTAGCGCTGATTGATTTATTCAAGGGTGAGGCAAAACAATATATGATCGTTGGTGAAGATGAAGTGGATCTTAAAAAAGGCAGGATATCTCACAGTTCTCCGGTCGGAAGGGCACTCATCGGAAATAAGGTAGGAGATATAGTCACCATTAAGGCACCAGCCGGCGACAGAGAATATGAGATACAGGGAATATCTTTTGAAGAATGA
- a CDS encoding OsmC family protein, protein MARINNIDLNKVVDFGNQIKGDANKAKKTQVIEGEWLLNDGGAQFKSTINFEGGQTVFEVDSPTFMGGSGKLPGPMHYCFYGLASCYTATFATMAAMLGIELKKLTTRVEADINFSRVFGLGDQPVMEEVRVTLNVVSDAPEEKIKEAEELAIQRCPVVFTLKNPVKLVPIIKISR, encoded by the coding sequence ATGGCTAGGATAAATAATATTGATCTAAACAAGGTGGTAGATTTTGGTAATCAGATTAAGGGTGATGCAAATAAGGCTAAAAAGACTCAGGTGATAGAAGGGGAATGGCTTCTAAATGATGGGGGCGCACAATTTAAATCCACAATCAACTTTGAAGGTGGACAAACGGTATTTGAAGTTGATAGTCCAACGTTTATGGGGGGGAGTGGAAAGTTGCCAGGGCCTATGCACTACTGCTTTTATGGCCTCGCTTCCTGCTATACAGCAACTTTTGCTACCATGGCTGCAATGCTCGGTATTGAGTTAAAAAAGCTGACTACAAGGGTTGAGGCTGATATCAATTTTTCCCGGGTATTTGGTTTGGGAGATCAGCCTGTGATGGAAGAGGTCAGGGTAACCCTCAATGTTGTGAGTGACGCACCTGAAGAAAAAATTAAAGAGGCTGAGGAACTCGCAATCCAGAGATGTCCTGTAGTCTTCACTTTGAAGAATCCCGTGAAACTTGTGCCGATTATCAAGATTTCACGGTAG
- a CDS encoding aspartate carbamoyltransferase catalytic subunit: MELKCKDLLEIKELSGDEIRYILDTAESFKEVTGRDIKKVPTLRGKTVVNLFFEPSTRTRTSFELAAKRLSADVINFSVATSSITKGETLLDTARNIEAMRSDYIVIRHPASGAPHILAKNLKSSVINAGDGSHEHPTQALLDMFTINEKKGRIVGLKIAIIGDIAHSRVARSNIYGLTKLGAEVRLVGPPALIPPEIIDLGVSVFYNIEVALKDADVIIVLRLQLERQGKNYFPSLREYAGLYLLNSERVRYAREDVMIMHPGPINRGIEIAPEIADGVSSVILEQVTNGIAVRMAVLYLLSGTGERAT, encoded by the coding sequence ATGGAATTGAAGTGTAAAGACCTTCTTGAAATCAAGGAATTATCCGGAGATGAGATCCGTTATATCCTGGATACAGCGGAGTCATTTAAGGAGGTAACCGGTAGAGATATAAAGAAAGTGCCCACGCTAAGGGGAAAAACCGTGGTAAACCTGTTTTTCGAACCAAGTACAAGGACCAGGACATCCTTCGAACTTGCCGCAAAGAGACTCTCTGCTGATGTGATAAACTTTTCAGTAGCTACCAGCAGTATAACAAAGGGTGAGACTCTGCTTGACACGGCAAGGAATATTGAGGCCATGAGGTCGGACTATATCGTCATTCGTCACCCGGCATCAGGCGCACCCCACATCCTTGCAAAGAATTTAAAGAGTTCAGTCATAAATGCAGGCGATGGATCACACGAACATCCTACACAGGCGCTTCTCGACATGTTTACTATAAATGAGAAGAAGGGGCGGATAGTTGGCCTGAAGATAGCAATCATAGGTGATATTGCACATAGCCGTGTGGCACGGTCTAATATTTACGGGCTTACAAAGCTTGGTGCGGAGGTCAGGCTCGTTGGTCCGCCTGCCCTTATACCACCCGAGATCATAGATCTGGGTGTTTCTGTATTTTACAATATTGAGGTCGCACTGAAGGATGCTGACGTAATTATTGTCCTCCGTCTTCAATTGGAGCGCCAGGGGAAAAACTATTTCCCGTCTTTGCGTGAATATGCCGGGCTTTACTTACTTAATAGTGAAAGGGTAAGATATGCACGGGAAGATGTAATGATAATGCATCCCGGGCCTATCAACAGAGGGATAGAAATTGCCCCTGAGATTGCAGATGGAGTCTCATCTGTAATACTTGAACAGGTAACAAACGGGATTGCTGTCAGAATGGCAGTGTTGTATCTTTTATCAGGTACAGGCGAGCGGGCGACATGA